TAATGAAATGTAAATTGTACATGCACCAGTTGTATAAAATTATAGTAACATTCTtgtttatttcagtgcattCATCAGTAagctctgtgaaaagaaaattacagagcaattttaaatatacaCTACTTGCATAGCAATTGATTATCTTGAAAGACTCAACCAAAGCGAAAAATACTCCTGGAAAAACTAACTTTCAGGGAAGAGTGAGCATGATCTGACCTTCTTACAATATACTGCAACTTCCTTTCAGCaaaaattttctttgcaagctAAGGACTTGTTCATATAAATgtacccccccccaaaaaaaaatcgtgtaaacatcttttgaaaagaaaaaaaatcacaaaaagctGTAAAGGGAGGTGTAAAAAACCCTCAAGCTTAATACCCTATATACTGCATTGCCTTCAATGAGGAATGAGAATGTCATCTTGACAAGTAACAACAGCTGAAGGCTTCCTTTCCCTATAGTAATATCGAAGTAACATGTACTTGATTCAGGTCATGGATCTGCAGAGGTGCTGAGTGGACAGGCTTCTGCTTACAGATGATTGATGGGATGCAGAGCACAAGCAGTCAAAATACAGACCATCTGTCCCCTTAGGTGATTGTTTGGTTTTCCCTTCTGTCACCTTAGGCTCCTCAGCTTGACTGCACTCTAAAGCCACTGCTTCAGTTTTACTGAAGATACCTGGCAGAGAAAGAGTAGATTTTAAATATGCTCGAGATTGTGAGGGGGCACTGAAGTGCAGCTGTTTGTATTTTGCtctttataaaataatgatagaaaataaaggattagggctgatttttttttcctaagcaccTGTTCAGAGATTCCAAACTCTACATTCATCTTTAAGCCCCCATCTCTAAAGTTGAATACTGCAAATACTGTGCTTGCTGCTCATTTTACACGTAGGGCAGGATTTTAcaatataaaatcaaatatggctttttccccctcaccccccacTTTCTTTCTGGTTCAGGAAACACAACAAAGAGTATTAAATATTACACAAAGTTATTAATGTTCAATTTCACAGGCTGAAATTTGATTTAGTCCAGTgtatatgaatttaaaaaagaatttcaagtaTTAATTTCAAGATTCCAATAAGTATAGTCCAGAAAACAGACTCTTCATCCTGAGATTCATCTTCTGTGGTGTGTGAGTATTTCTGGTTTGCCTCCATCTCCTCTGGGTTGTAAGAAGCCTCACCAAAAGGATACTGTACAACTGTTCGATCGTAGTAGACCTTCATTTCAAACTCACTCTCCAGGTGAGAGGGGTGACCATAAATCCCTATTCCCACCGGGCGGCGGAAGTGTGCTGGTACGTGGACAACATCTTGGCCACAAGTTACGGACTGTAACTCGTACTCGTCAAAGCTGGGGTGAAGAGTTATATCAGATACGTACAAATCCGCATCGCCTTTTAAACTCTGCATCTGAAGTACTATCTTTCCCTCGTGATTGAGTCTCAAGTAGCTGTAGTTTCCCGCTCCAATCTGACCTTGAACAACGTGAAGAAGCAGCCATTCTTCAGGTACATCCTCTTCCTCAAAGGTCTTTGCCACAAATAGTACTTGAGCTGCCACAAATATTACCAGGACTCTCCTCCAGCGTGCTGCCATGGCTATTAAGTTTTACTCTGATTCTTCCTACTGTCACATGCGCTACCCTGCAAATACAAAAGAATTTAGATTTAGTATACTCCGTTCCTGGAAGGAATcagtttttggttttaatttggtAGTTTTTAGAAATCCTCTCTAGTTCATAAAATGTTAAGCAACTTCAATTAAGTACattcattaactttttttccttttttttttttttttttttaaacagttaagAAACCACCCTGTTGCTAAGTTCAGAGCTCTGTATGGTAGGATTTAAATGACCTCAGAAAACAGTTCAGGTGCAAATCCAGGTGCATGTGTGAAGCAGAATGCATTGTGACCCCCAGTAGGAAGGGAGCTAGAACTAAAGACAGATCATCTACTGAGATATATACTAAATATACTAAATTGTTGCTCTACAGCATAGATTATTTCTATGACCAAATTTGGcatattttcactgaagaacTGCCTTTACTTTCATAAAGTTTTTGTTACCTTACAAATGCTCAGCTCTTTACAGCACTTGCCTACTTGCTGTCTGTTACAGCTCAAGTTGCTGGGACCGTGGGCAGAGGGAAAGGGCTGTTACAAAACGAAGGCCCTTGTGCCCTTTCCCCTTTGTTGCACGCTCCCAGCCGAGCAGCCTGAGCATGCCCGCAGCACTCCAGACCTTTCAACAGCTGCACAAAGTGCACGTGAACAAAGCAGCAAGCTCTGAATTTTGTCAAAGCTTTTCAAAGCATACAGGTGACTGAATTTTACATGCTGGTCTTAGTCAAGTGTGGGAACTGGAAGTACATGCACCTTGATGTTTCAGATGAAGATTTCCGCTCCCTCACGCCTTCCATGAGGAAGGAGCTATTATCTTAAACGTGACAGCTGCTGGTAAATTGCTAGCATGTAAACAAACTGCATTACTTCCACCGAGATATCGCTTAAAGCTTAGTGGTTTTCCAGCTAGCCAGATCTAGGGACAACAACGTACGAGCATTTCTGTAGTAACAAGTTTTCTGTTACTACAAGTaacaagttttctgttttcttgtggGCCTCTAGAACACAAGGCCACAATTCTGCGAAGGCAGCACCACGGAAGGAAGCACAGCGCCCGCAGAACCTGCCGGACCGACCAAGCCCTTTGAACAGTGACAGAAAAGCTGCCTTCTGGATCAGAGAACAAGCCGCTCCGCGGCGATGAAGCAACACCCGAGAGGAGGAACAGTCGCAGCAGAAAACACCTGGCTAAGCACAAGCGACGGCCGATCCCACCTGAGCTCCTGTCCGGCGTCCGGGAGATCTCAGGAGACCTTGGACAGAGCCGGGAGCCCGGCCGCCCCCctcagctgcctcctccccgcGGGCCGGCCCAGGCCGCGGGCAGGGAGCGGCGGCGCctcggcccggctcggctccgCGGACGTGCGGCGGCGCAGGGAGGCGCGACCAAGCCCCACGCCGGGGCCCCACCGAGGGGCCGCCGGGCACGGCACCGCCCCTCCGGCCTCGCCGCGCCCCCTGCACGCCCCCTTCAGAGCCCGGCCCGGCGGCCACCACCCACCGCCGCCGTTACGGCCGTTAAAAGCCGTTACAGCCGGTACCGCCGGCACGGCCGCGCGCGAGCCGCCGCCCGCGGCCCTGCTCTCGCGAGAgcgcggcggggcgcggccgTCGCCCTGGCAACCGCCGCCCGGGCTGAGGCGCTCAGCGGGAcggggcgggaggcggcggccaGCGCTGGCTTTTTGTGGCATTTCTCATTTTGTGCAGCTCTTGTGGCGGCACAGACTTCGCCTTAAAGATCAcaggatggggaaaaagaaatggaaagagggaaaaaaaaaaaaaaaaaaaaaaaaaaaggattttgagaGCCCGCTGATTTCAACAGGCACCTTACCCTGCCTGAAAGCTGTAAAGCTAAGCAAGACTGAAGGACTGGAATTGATAATAAAATCTTCATGGAGAATGTTGTGTGCTGGGTGATGAAAGGGGAGTTGTTTATGCACCTCAGGGATCCTGTATTAATGGAATAAGACAATACGCTGTCTTCAAACCCTAGCTCTCCAATTTCTTAAAACCCACGTAACTTTTGTCCATGCCTATCTCAAACAGATGGGCTGCGTGGACCTGACAAATGTAGATTCCACTAAGGCTGAGCTTTCTTAACATCAACGTCGGTCTTTTACCAACTGCTCAAAACACATCAAACTATTAAAGCTGCTAAATCGCATTAGTTAAAGTTGCTCTTAAAATGATTGGGTATTGAGATTAGTcacaaaaagcacacaaaaacaTAACATGATGAGGAACTGGTGTTTCCCTAAAATTCCATAACATCGtaagtctttttatttattttttttgtttgtttgtttatttatttattttcatgtagcTAGTAGTTCCATGTGGAATAGGTGGATACCCAAGCTATGAGGACCTGCTGGGGCCAGGGTCCTTTAGCGTTGTGTTGCGCTGGAATGGGGCATCGCTAGGGGTTATTTTGCCTGGGGATGCAGCGTGCTGTACATTTCTCACTGCATCCGTCTTTATCAAACTGACTTTACTGGATCAGGGTTCAGCTGTGGCAATGCAGTTGGTGTTGTAACTCCTGCTTGATCAGGTAATAAGTCGGTTCAAGATATCTGATGgcttcttggatttttttctcattccctaatttacatgtatatgaatTGTGGGTTGCTGGAAGTAGTGTAGCTACAAACATCTAAAGGTGAGAATGAGCTGCAGTGcaatgaattagaaaaaaagcacCCTGAGATGCTCAGGGACAGCTGCAGACAAGTGCACAACATGCTTCAGAGCAAGCTCTTCACTCCTCAGCACCGTTTGCCCGCCTGAGCAGCACCTTTTGTGCTTCGCCAGCCTTTATTCCCCCACGACTAAACCGCCACGAGGCGTTCACAACTGCATCACTCGTGCAGACTGTCAGAAGAAAGCCCCCATCCAGCGTTCTCGGGGGGGAATTATTTTAGGGAAGCCACGCTGCGTGTCCCGAGCGGTGAATGGGGCCGCCTCTCAGCACAGCACCCGGTGCTCGGGGCGGGGGCGGTCGCGGCCGCGCCCCGTCAGCGTCTCCTCTCCGTGGTAACGGCCCGGCCGTtgggcgcggggccgcggggccgcctcGCTGTGAGGAGCCGGGGACATGGCCCCGGTGCTGCCGTGGGCCTGAGGCAGGATGGACAGGGCCGGGGCGCGGCGTTGCGCTGCGGGGAGAGGCAAAGCCGGCGTCGTCTGCGAAAAACACGCGGTGAGATCGCGGCTGTCGGCCCGCTTCGTGCAGCCGGCCTGCAGCCACCCCTACTGCGCGTTCCCGCTGAACAAAAGGGAGCTGTGCGTCTGGAGCCCGGCCGGGCAGGTAAAAGCACAGGGTGCGAGAGGGagtccccagggcagcagtgaGAAAAAGGCGTGGGTCGGGAGACACAGGTTAATGTGtaatggaaagaggaagaataaCGCGATGAAATACACAATTGCCCACCACTTCCTAAAAACAGACCAATTTCCAGCCACCCTCTGAGCAATCGCCACCATAGAAGACAACCCCTAACACCATCTTCTCACACTCCAGTTCTGTTGCAGAGCCTGATGTCGCTTTTTTCagatatccctttggccagctcGAGTCACCTGTCCCAGCTGCGTCAGCTCCCAGCTTCTTGCCTGCTCACAGACAACTTGCTGGatgctgtggggacaggctggCAAAATGAGGAAGCCTTGAAAGCACTGTTCAGCAGCAGTTAAAATGTTGTGTATTGTCATCACTAGTTTGGTCACAAAATCCAGAATGGCACCATACAAACTGGTGTAAGGAATGTTTACTTGGTCCCAGCCAGACTCAGTGCAGCtatattgtaatttattaagTGATTTTggagcaataaagaaaaatgagtttggaACAATTTTGTTAATTGCTCAAACATTATCAGTTTACAATTTCACACTGTTTGTAATGTTAATTTGAAGTGACTCATTTAACTCTTCTTTATGTACGTTTGTCAGCCACTACATCTGTTAGGACATCAGCACTCAGTTTCCGCACTGTCGTTTGGAAATAAAACCGAGCcacttcttctctgctctgcttcccgTGAGTGCGTGATCGTGTGGAATCTGGCTGAATGTGCGCAGAAAGAGCAAGAAGGTAGAGTATCAGCTACCTACCCGCCACAGGGGCAACGCGGCACAGCCGGGAACTGGCCGTGGTCCTGGCCGTGGAGCtgggcactgctcagcagctggtGGGCCTCTGGAAGCCTGGTACAGCTGTGGAAAAACGAgtaagcagcagcaacaacagagACCTCGGTGTACAGACCTGTCAGAGAAAACTCAGAGAAGCACTGTGAAGACAGGTTTTACCACTATGTCACAAAAGGGACACTGACATTATAAGCATGCCAGCACAGCTTAACTAAGCATGCAATGCCAAAATCACTAAATGCTAACTTTTCTAGAATATGTGCAGAACTAGTGTGCTCCATCCTGCTTTGTCTGGtccttcctctcctgcctctgaAACACtgttgtgtgtatgtgtgtgtgaaagagAGACGTGCAAGTATCTGATCTAGGAGGGGAGTGCATGAGTATGGTGAGAAGTCACAAAAAATGCACATGTTCTAATGTCCTGAACACCAGTGAGGGTTGGAGCCTCAACAGATGGAGTTTGATTCTAGGAAGCAGTGCTAACTCCACTTTGAGCTTAAATTGACTGGGAAGTAGAGGAATaacaaaagagaatgaaagagaGCAAGAACCCAAAGTCCAAAAGAATATTATAGTGTGAGAGTTGGGAATCATTATGGACCTCTTTTGGAGCCTCTATTGTGAAAGAGTGGTGTGGTGTTGTCCATCACTACTAAAAATGTCATAGATTTGCCTATGATTAAATGTGTGGGAGTTGTGTCTTGTACTCTGATCCACACTGAATTGGCAATTCTAcatattatgaaaataaatgtaaagaaatatCAACATTTGAAGTACTTTAGTAATACATGTCATCACTACATCTGAATCCATATAAGTGTAACACAGAGAATCAAAGCACAATTCAGGGAGTGGGCATGAAATGGGACTAAGAATATGGGGAAGACAAAAATGGAAGATAGGTATAGGCAGTAAAAGGCATACAGTATGGGTAGTTTTAATACAAAGACATCTGAGAGCCAGATTCACTGCTTCTAGACTTCCTTCTTCCCCTGTTCTTTATCCACAGGCTCTTCAGCAGAAGCTGTATAGTCTTTGTCACCACAGACTGTACTCTCTGCACAATTTTGGCCTGCTTTTTCTTGccatatttttaacaaatatatCAAGGTAGTTAAGGAATTCTTCGTGTGATCCATCTCTCCATTCTGATAGACCTTGACACATTAATCTGCTGTAAAAGACTCCACAGCATTTGGGGTAAAAACAAGAAATGGACAATCTATAGCTGTTGTGACTCTTCTAGTTATTTTTCTGCCTATGAAATCCTAAAATTTAACAAGATACCCAAAGCCTCTTCACATCGTTAAAAGTAGCATCATAAAGTACAAATCTGTAAAAGCCAACCTGCTTAAACCACTGAGATGGTTGATTTTGTGTTCAATTGTCTTCAATTTTGTGTTGAAGAGAGGGATGAAACATGAACCTGTTCTCAAAGCTAGTCTTATCAAACTGTTATGATTTTTAGTGACATACCCCCTCCTTTAACCCTTTCCCACCGAGGAATTAAAATCAAGAGAAGGAAAGTCCCCCTTGCTTAGTGACTGAGTGGCTGAAATACTCAcccagaagaaatatttttcaaacctCTGTTCTGATGGGCTTGAATCAGGATTTCTTACCTCCAAAATGAACATGTCACTACTAGGTTCTCTGGGCTCATCACCCTACTCCAAAAATCCTGTCCCTGGcagttttcaatgaaaatataatttgatCAGTACACTTATTAGTAGTATCTCAGAGAGCACCAGTTATTGTCTAGGCAACGACGCAGATGGAGAAATCCTGGTGCATAGTTGTGTGCTTTGCTTTCCAATAGCCtggg
The nucleotide sequence above comes from Aythya fuligula isolate bAytFul2 chromosome 3, bAytFul2.pri, whole genome shotgun sequence. Encoded proteins:
- the C3H6orf120 gene encoding UPF0669 protein C6orf120 homolog, with protein sequence MAARWRRVLVIFVAAQVLFVAKTFEEEDVPEEWLLLHVVQGQIGAGNYSYLRLNHEGKIVLQMQSLKGDADLYVSDITLHPSFDEYELQSVTCGQDVVHVPAHFRRPVGIGIYGHPSHLESEFEMKVYYDRTVVQYPFGEASYNPEEMEANQKYSHTTEDESQDEESVFWTILIGILKLILEILF